From the Candidatus Methylomirabilota bacterium genome, one window contains:
- the ppsA gene encoding phosphoenolpyruvate synthase — MQAETLVCWFDAIDLADIPTVGGKNASLGEMYQHLKALGVRVPYGFAITAAAYRRFLGESGCEAKIRAQLKELNTADILNLRARGEAIRTIILEASLSLVLQNEIVAAYERLCAEYGPNTDVAVRSSATAEDLPDASFAGQQETYLNVHGIPSLLEACRKCFASLFTDRAIAYREEKRFDHLSVALSIGVQKMVRSDLGAAGVMFTVDTETGFRDCILINASYGLGESVVQGSVTPDEMYVFKPTLLKGFRPILQRTLGSKEWKLVYDEGGSKQTRNVPVPREDRQRFAIDDDEILQLARWGCAIEAHYTRKSGKYTPMDIEWAKDGRSGELFILQARPETVQSVKRIDLLRVYRLEETGVPVVVGKSVGEMIGQGKARIITDPRHMERFHDGEVLVTDKTDPDWVPIMKKATAIVTNRGGRTSHAAIVSRELGIPAVVGTAQGTQVIGDGDEITVSCAEGDAGYVYRGRLKFSVREIDLGKLDRPRTRIMLNVANPQEVFSLAAIPNDGVGLARVELIIGHAIRIHPMALVRYDTLTDQAARAEIELLTGAYVDKPQYFVDKLAEGVGMIAAAFYPKDVIVRLSDFKTNEYANLIGGQEFEPTEENPMLGFRGASRYYSDRYREGFALECRAMLKVREEMGLTNVKLMIPFVRTVTEGEKVLAEMAKHGLTRGENGLEVYVMCEIPSNVLLAEEFAAIFDGFSIGSNDLTQLTLGVDRDSELVAPIFDERNRAVKKLIASVIAIARARGRKIGICGQAPSDYPEFAQFLVEEGIDSISLNPDAVMKMTAKVLEIEHTTAVEQMGLSTVR, encoded by the coding sequence ATGCAGGCGGAGACGTTAGTATGCTGGTTTGATGCGATCGATCTCGCCGACATCCCGACGGTAGGCGGCAAGAATGCGTCGCTCGGCGAGATGTATCAACACCTCAAGGCGCTTGGCGTTCGGGTTCCCTACGGGTTCGCCATTACAGCCGCCGCCTATCGGCGCTTCCTTGGAGAGAGTGGTTGCGAGGCGAAGATCAGGGCGCAACTGAAAGAGCTGAATACGGCTGACATCCTGAATCTACGCGCCCGTGGAGAGGCGATCCGGACGATCATCCTCGAGGCTTCGCTGTCGCTTGTACTTCAGAACGAGATCGTAGCCGCCTATGAGAGATTGTGCGCGGAGTATGGGCCGAACACCGACGTGGCAGTGCGGAGCAGTGCCACCGCCGAGGATCTGCCAGATGCCAGCTTTGCCGGTCAGCAGGAGACCTATCTGAATGTCCATGGGATCCCAAGTCTGCTGGAGGCCTGCCGGAAGTGCTTCGCCTCGCTCTTTACCGATCGCGCGATCGCCTATCGTGAAGAGAAGAGATTTGACCATCTGAGCGTGGCCCTTTCCATCGGGGTGCAGAAGATGGTCCGTTCAGACCTTGGGGCAGCCGGCGTCATGTTCACCGTCGATACGGAAACCGGTTTCCGCGATTGTATCCTCATCAATGCCTCATATGGCCTTGGCGAGAGTGTGGTCCAGGGCTCGGTAACGCCGGATGAGATGTACGTGTTCAAGCCCACGCTGCTCAAGGGTTTCCGCCCGATCCTCCAGCGGACGCTGGGGAGCAAAGAATGGAAGCTGGTGTACGATGAGGGAGGAAGCAAACAGACCAGGAATGTCCCAGTTCCTCGTGAGGATCGTCAGCGCTTCGCTATTGACGACGACGAGATCCTCCAACTCGCCCGCTGGGGGTGCGCCATCGAGGCGCATTACACCCGGAAGAGCGGCAAGTATACGCCGATGGACATCGAGTGGGCCAAGGATGGCCGGAGCGGTGAACTGTTCATCCTGCAAGCCCGCCCGGAAACGGTGCAATCGGTCAAACGAATCGATCTATTGCGGGTCTATCGACTCGAGGAGACCGGGGTACCGGTCGTGGTCGGCAAGAGCGTGGGAGAGATGATCGGGCAGGGAAAGGCCCGCATTATTACGGACCCGCGCCATATGGAGCGGTTTCATGATGGCGAGGTCCTGGTGACCGATAAGACCGATCCGGACTGGGTACCGATCATGAAGAAGGCGACTGCGATCGTGACCAATCGCGGTGGGCGGACCTCGCATGCGGCTATTGTCAGTCGCGAGCTGGGGATACCGGCAGTCGTTGGGACCGCACAGGGCACACAGGTGATCGGCGACGGAGACGAGATTACCGTTTCGTGCGCAGAGGGCGATGCCGGGTATGTATATCGCGGTCGGCTCAAGTTCAGCGTTCGGGAGATCGATCTGGGCAAGCTCGACCGCCCCAGGACCAGGATCATGCTGAACGTGGCCAATCCGCAGGAGGTTTTCAGTCTGGCGGCCATTCCCAACGACGGGGTCGGTCTGGCGAGAGTCGAGCTAATCATCGGTCATGCCATCCGGATCCATCCGATGGCATTGGTTCGCTATGACACGCTGACCGATCAGGCGGCCAGGGCCGAGATCGAGCTGCTGACCGGCGCCTATGTCGACAAGCCGCAGTATTTCGTGGACAAGCTGGCGGAAGGGGTGGGGATGATTGCGGCCGCCTTCTACCCCAAGGATGTGATCGTCCGCCTCAGTGACTTCAAGACGAACGAGTACGCCAACCTGATCGGCGGTCAGGAGTTCGAGCCGACGGAGGAGAATCCTATGCTGGGTTTTCGCGGCGCTTCCCGCTATTACAGCGACCGGTATCGGGAGGGTTTCGCCCTGGAATGCCGCGCCATGTTGAAGGTGAGAGAGGAAATGGGCTTGACCAACGTTAAGCTGATGATCCCCTTCGTCCGTACAGTGACGGAAGGCGAAAAGGTCCTGGCGGAGATGGCGAAGCACGGACTCACACGCGGAGAGAACGGTCTTGAGGTCTATGTGATGTGCGAGATTCCCAGCAACGTCCTGCTCGCCGAGGAGTTTGCCGCGATCTTCGACGGCTTTTCCATCGGATCAAACGATCTGACCCAGTTGACGCTGGGGGTTGACCGGGATTCGGAACTGGTCGCCCCGATCTTCGATGAGCGGAATCGTGCCGTCAAGAAGCTGATCGCGTCGGTGATCGCGATCGCGCGAGCGCGTGGCAGAAAGATCGGTATCTGCGGCCAGGCGCCAAGCGACTATCCGGAGTTCGCTCAGTTCCTGGTCGAGGAAGGGATCGACAGCATCTCGCTCAATCCGGACGCGGTCATGAAGATGACGGCGAAGGTGTTAGAGATTGAGCACACGACGGCGGTCGAGCAGATGGGGTTGTCGACTGTCCGGTGA
- a CDS encoding YbaK/EbsC family protein: MTIPARVREWLDQQQVRYEIIPHREVYTAQEVAGATHIPGRAYAKVVILKGQQGLMMAVLPAMCRLDIVRMRHVMNDSTASLDPEADFAKIFTGCEPGAMPAFGNLYGVPVYCDQHLMKETTIAFPAGSHHEVIRIASKDFLRITGAQVQEICTIVHEQAA; the protein is encoded by the coding sequence ATGACAATTCCAGCACGGGTTCGCGAGTGGTTGGATCAGCAGCAGGTACGGTACGAGATCATTCCCCACAGGGAGGTATACACGGCTCAGGAGGTGGCCGGCGCCACCCACATCCCCGGTCGGGCCTATGCCAAGGTGGTCATTCTGAAAGGGCAGCAGGGCCTGATGATGGCGGTCCTGCCGGCTATGTGCCGATTGGACATCGTTCGGATGCGGCATGTCATGAACGACAGTACGGCGAGCCTGGACCCGGAGGCCGATTTCGCAAAGATATTTACCGGATGCGAGCCGGGGGCTATGCCTGCCTTCGGCAACCTCTACGGGGTCCCGGTGTACTGCGATCAGCACTTGATGAAGGAGACGACGATCGCCTTCCCAGCGGGAAGCCACCACGAGGTAATTCGAATTGCGTCCAAGGACTTTCTCCGGATAACGGGCGCTCAGGTGCAGGAGATATGCACGATTGTGCACGAACAGGCCGCGTGA
- a CDS encoding Hsp20 family protein encodes MADQKVPVKSVKNIGSLLSELLEIERRVAERAHELFRDQGWQAGREDEYWLQAEKELLWRPCAELIETDRELRASFALAGLTAKDVKVLVEPNHLTVRAVTQHEDRKEEGTCHFCEFHRGELYRSMALPSTVIPEKAQAEVKEGMLTVILPKGKAPVAKKIRIKRASARTQG; translated from the coding sequence ATGGCAGATCAGAAGGTTCCGGTCAAGTCGGTCAAGAATATCGGTTCACTGCTCAGCGAGTTACTGGAGATTGAGCGACGGGTGGCTGAGCGCGCCCATGAGCTTTTCAGGGATCAAGGTTGGCAGGCCGGCCGCGAGGATGAGTATTGGTTGCAGGCTGAGAAGGAGCTTCTGTGGCGGCCCTGCGCGGAGCTGATTGAGACCGACAGAGAGCTTCGAGCCAGCTTTGCTCTGGCCGGCCTCACTGCTAAAGATGTAAAGGTGCTGGTCGAACCCAATCACCTGACGGTGCGAGCGGTCACACAACACGAAGATAGGAAGGAAGAGGGGACCTGCCACTTTTGCGAGTTTCATCGAGGAGAACTCTACCGGTCAATGGCGTTGCCGAGTACCGTCATTCCGGAGAAGGCTCAGGCAGAGGTGAAAGAGGGTATGCTGACGGTGATCCTTCCCAAGGGGAAGGCGCCTGTCGCCAAGAAGATCCGGATTAAGAGAGCGTCAGCGAGAACGCAAGGGTAA
- the pgm gene encoding phosphoglucomutase (alpha-D-glucose-1,6-bisphosphate-dependent), with protein sequence MNSSEDKAPKVSPLAGRPAEPSMLLNVSKLVTAYYTEAPDPSIPEQRVAFGTSGHRGSSFEKAFNEWHILAISQAICLYREQKKIDGPLFLGMDTHALSVSALASALEVLAANGVEVMIAQGDEYTPTPAVSHAILTYNRGRKIGLADGIVITPSHNPPHDGGFKYNPPNGGPAESAVTAWIEAKANEFLENGLLGVKRIPFEKALRAPTTHRHDYLNTYISDLANVLDMDAIRGAKINLGVDPLGGAGVHYWGPIAERYGLNLTVVNEAVDPTFRFMTVDWDGQIRMDPSSPYAMQRLIGLKDRFDVAFACDTDHDRHGIVTRSAGLLPPNHYLSVAIFYLFQHRRKWREEAAVGKTVVSSQMIDRVTAKLGRKLYEVPVGFKWFVDGLLDGSLGFGGEESAGASFARLDGTVWTTDKDGIVPALLSAEIAARMDRDPGEIYRNLTREFGEPAYDRVEAPATPDQKELLAKLSPQQVRLTDLAGEKIQAVLTHTSGNGAPIGGLKVIAESGWFAARPSGTENIYKIYAESFRGSEHLRCIVEEAQTIVSDALAAAMPERGKGCASSILHQRIASEAKEE encoded by the coding sequence ATGAATAGCTCGGAAGATAAGGCCCCGAAAGTAAGCCCTCTTGCAGGAAGGCCCGCCGAACCATCGATGCTCCTCAACGTATCCAAGCTTGTCACCGCTTACTACACGGAGGCGCCTGACCCTTCGATACCGGAGCAGCGGGTTGCGTTCGGCACATCAGGACATCGTGGTTCCTCTTTCGAAAAGGCTTTCAACGAATGGCATATTCTCGCCATCAGTCAGGCCATTTGCCTGTACCGGGAGCAGAAGAAGATCGATGGCCCGTTGTTTCTCGGCATGGACACGCATGCGCTCTCCGTATCGGCTCTTGCCAGCGCGCTTGAGGTGCTGGCGGCAAATGGGGTGGAAGTCATGATCGCGCAGGGGGATGAATATACCCCGACGCCCGCCGTTTCCCACGCGATTCTCACGTACAACCGCGGGCGAAAGATAGGACTCGCCGACGGCATCGTCATCACGCCGTCACACAATCCGCCACATGACGGCGGGTTCAAATATAATCCCCCAAACGGCGGGCCGGCAGAATCCGCCGTCACCGCCTGGATTGAGGCGAAGGCAAACGAGTTTCTCGAGAATGGCCTTCTGGGTGTGAAAAGGATTCCTTTCGAGAAAGCGCTTCGCGCCCCCACGACGCACCGGCACGACTATCTCAATACTTACATTAGTGATCTCGCCAACGTGCTCGATATGGACGCCATTCGCGGCGCGAAGATCAACCTGGGGGTTGATCCGCTCGGCGGCGCAGGGGTCCACTACTGGGGGCCGATTGCCGAGCGCTACGGGTTAAACCTTACGGTCGTGAACGAAGCCGTCGATCCGACCTTCCGTTTTATGACTGTGGATTGGGACGGCCAGATCCGGATGGACCCATCCTCGCCCTATGCGATGCAGAGGTTAATCGGCCTGAAGGATCGCTTCGATGTCGCTTTTGCCTGCGATACCGACCACGACCGACACGGAATTGTCACCCGAAGTGCGGGATTACTGCCGCCCAATCATTACCTTTCCGTGGCCATCTTCTACCTCTTCCAACATCGGCGGAAGTGGCGCGAGGAAGCAGCAGTCGGAAAAACGGTGGTGAGCAGCCAGATGATTGATCGCGTCACCGCGAAGCTGGGGCGAAAGCTCTATGAAGTACCGGTCGGATTCAAGTGGTTCGTGGACGGCCTGCTCGACGGTTCACTTGGCTTCGGTGGCGAGGAGAGCGCGGGGGCTTCCTTTGCTCGTCTGGATGGCACCGTTTGGACGACGGATAAAGACGGAATCGTTCCAGCTCTGCTCTCGGCGGAGATCGCAGCTCGGATGGACCGCGATCCCGGCGAAATTTACCGCAATCTCACGCGTGAGTTCGGTGAACCTGCCTATGACCGCGTTGAGGCGCCAGCCACTCCGGATCAAAAGGAACTGTTGGCGAAACTGTCACCCCAGCAGGTTCGGCTCACAGACTTGGCTGGCGAAAAAATCCAGGCTGTCCTCACCCACACGTCAGGTAACGGCGCTCCCATCGGCGGCTTGAAGGTAATAGCCGAAAGCGGATGGTTCGCTGCGCGTCCGTCAGGAACCGAAAATATCTACAAGATCTATGCGGAGAGCTTCCGGGGATCGGAACATCTGCGCTGCATTGTGGAGGAGGCGCAGACGATTGTCAGCGATGCTTTGGCGGCGGCGATGCCGGAGCGGGGCAAAGGTTGCGCGTCGTCGATTCTTCACCAACGGATAGCAAGCGAAGCCAAGGAAGAGTAG